The Pseudomonas nunensis genome includes the window AGAACGCCTTGTAGCGCCCGCCGGCGTCGCCGCCTTCCATGGTGCTAGACAGCGTACCGATCACGGCCATCTGCTCGGCCACGCTCACACCGGCCTGAGTGGCAATCGCGCCTACTTCCTTGAACGCGTCCTTGAGCTGGGCCCCGTCAGTGCGGAACAGCTTCACCGCAAGCGCCGTTTGCCCGGTCAACTGCTCGACCCATTCGACTTTGCCCATCTTGTCGGCTTCGGTCTTGAACAGGTTGTACATGGTGCCCAGGTAGGCGCCGGTGGTTTCCGCGTCCGCCTTAGTGACCTTGGCCAGCAGGTTGCTGGAACTGGTGATGGCGGCCAACTGACCGCCGACCAGGCCCTTGATGGCCCCATCGATGACGCGTGACGAGGACACAAATTCGGCGGCACTGGCCGCGTAGTCGATCGAGAATTCCAGGGCGCTCCGGTTCAGCGACGACAGTGCGTCCTCGGCAGTCCCGAGGGCGCGCATGTCACCCAGCGCCCGATTGACTTCCAGCGCCGGTTCCAAAGATTCGGTGATGGCCACACCTGCACCCACCAGACCGGCCAGGCCTGCACCCATCTGAATGATGTTCTGCTGACTCTGGGCGGCAAGGTCGCTAAAGCTGGTTTTCACCTTGCCCAGGGGGGCGCTGACCTTGTCGGTCAGATTGAGGATGAAAGCCAGGCGGGCGGATCGGTCAGCCATCAGGGTTATCCGTTAAAGGCAGTAGAAATGCCGTTGGCGACGGCAATTTCCATGCGTCTCCAGTGTTCGTCTTCCAGCCACTTGGCGGTGCCCATGCTCTCGATGGTGGGTTCAGCGCCAGGCAGCCAGCGTTGGGTCAGGGCCAGCAGCTGGCCCAGCCCGTCTTCGGTCAGTCCTTCGGCGTGGTCGAGGGCTTTTTTACGATCACTTCAACGTCCGGCGAATACTCTTCCAGCAACGCACCGGCGAGGGTAATGGTGGTGATCGGGTTTTCCAGCAGCACTTTAAGTGCGGCCTTGTCTTCATCCTTCACCGTGCCCATCAGCAGGTTGTGGGCCGGGGCGACCTTGTTGGCCTGGGTGGTGGCGTTGAAGTACTTGGTGATGACCTGAGGGGTCAGGGAGAACGTGAACTCCTTGTCGCCACGTT containing:
- a CDS encoding DUF6890 family protein; the protein is MLALTQRWLPGAEPTIESMGTAKWLEDEHWRRMEIAVANGISTAFNG
- a CDS encoding putative phage tail assembly chaperone, encoding MSEVNRSITLERGDKEFTFSLTPQVITKYFNATTQANKVAPAHNLLMGTVKDEDKAALKVLLENPITTITLAGALLEEYSPDVEVIVKKPSTTPKD